The Dioscorea cayenensis subsp. rotundata cultivar TDr96_F1 chromosome 18, TDr96_F1_v2_PseudoChromosome.rev07_lg8_w22 25.fasta, whole genome shotgun sequence genome includes the window tctttagtATCATCAGATTTAGTGATGAGCTTAGATCAATGAGGATTCGATTGACTCTTGTCCCATCACAAGACCCAGTAACATATAAGGTCTATTGTGCTCCTTTGTCCCCAACAACAAATCCTTCTCTAAGAAATTAATTGCCAGAGAACCAAATGCGTAGAGAGCTTCTGTCATATGAGCTTCAACAAAATAAGCTTGGTACTCTTCTGGGTTTTGCAAGACATGGATCAATGTGTCTTTGAGCTCCTGTGACATCATTAACACGTCAAAAACACTTAGTTGAGCTAGAATTTTCTTCAAGTTGGCAGTAATATTATAATCTTGTGTCTTCAAAGTAGAAGTCTTGTGTGGTTGCACAATATCTTCATTTACGTCAATCACCTTCTCCTTCCCTTTATCTTTAGTGCCACGTGCTTGCTCGAGAAGCCTTCATACATTATTAATCATTCGaggctcctcctcctcatcttggtgAGTGCACCCATTATTATGTCTTTCTTTGATTGTCAAGGCATAGCATGTATCTGACATCTCAAAACACTCCTCAGGTAGGTTTATGGCATCCGCCTTGAGTACTTTATGTAACCAGCTCTTGAAACCATTACAATCTTCCAGTGTATGCCCtatcaaatgatgaaaatgacaaTACTCAggatgatttttcatatttattgtagCATCCCTTCTCTTCTTTAGAAGCAATACCCTTTTCTCCACCATCTTCTGaaataattcttgaattttatctCTTCTTATGGAAAAGCTCCCATCTCTTACATTACTTAAAAGTTGAAATGCTCCTCCTTCCTCCATGTCAGCTCTTCTATCTTCACTATGTTGGGGAGGTGTTTCCTTTTGGCAGAAAGAAGCCTCTCACAGGTTCTATGATTCCAGACTCATTCCAAGGATCATCATTATCTGGAACATGTGGTTTTCGATGAGTGAGATCATATGTCACCTCTTGGATgaaagatggaatctcttcacATGGCATCACCTTTATGAGAATTCTGTGTTTGGGTACCCTTCTTGGTTTCTCTTTTGGATAGTGCTGGTTTGCTTGGTAAGATTGTGTTGAAGTTTCCTGCAACCTCGCATTCGCCATTCGAACCCTTTctttaaaagcttgtttctttttctgttttttactCACATATGGTCTCCCATGTCGATCATATAATTGCTCAGGTACAGAATCATCCTCATATGGGTAGTAGAGCTcaagttcatcttcatcatcaacatcatctcaTGCTTCTTCATATATGGTAATAACTCGACAAGTCTCAACCATGGGCTTTTCATCTTCAGACTCGTCTAAGTCTGAGAATAGCTCCTTCACCTCATCAGGGAAATAATCACCTAATGTAATTAGGGCTCTCTCCTTTTGCTGATAATCTTCCAAGGAGTCAATATATTCGTCAATAACTGACTTCTTACGATGGAATTTAGCTGGCTTTATCTActtctgtttctttttcttgttcttaatctttttattcttcttagtttTTTGCTTAGGCTCCTCGTCTAGTTCTTGAGCTCTCCGCCACTTGATACCAGGGAGCtctcccaacttcttcaacatctttcttgacttttttGAGATGAAAATTTCCCATAAGCCTTCTAGAACTCCAAGAGGAGCAAGCTCCTTGAGAATTTGAAAACCTCCCTCAGCTTGCATGCCTTTTGATATGCCCCCTGCATTTTGCCTCCATAAAGCTTCTTCTTCAAGTGTGACTGACACATAATTGGTATGCACTGCTGGTTGATCGAGCAATACATTTTAAGATAAAGTGATCTTCCCCTCCTGATACTGCCGCTCGATCTAATCTTTGAATACATAGCAATTCTCAATCGAATAACCCAATATTCTGTGATATGGATAACAATTTGGGTAATCTTTCTTGTCTGCTTCTTCTGGTCGCTTACTCTCCGGCAGCTGTAAACCCACCTTCAATGCatctttgaatatcttcatcactttgtcTCTTCTAAAAGAATACTTTTTGCTCATCCTCTCTTGAAGAGAACTTATAGGCTTGGATGGTTCATTTCCACTCCCAAGTGATGGTGGTTTTGGCTTATCATAATTTGTTGATGTAGtgctctcttttattttatcagtTGTAAAGGCCACATGCTTAACGCCttctggttttttttgtttttctttatccaCTTTGGTGAGCTGCATTGTGGATACTACCCTTGGACTtgttctttccaattttttaactTGAGAGATCAAATCTTAGAAGGTGTGAATGTCAGATGAGCTGAGAAATGGTGCCATCCAATTATTAATATTCCCCACCAATAGCCCCACTACATGCACCTGATCGAGTGGCTGCTCacacttgatgctcaagttACGGCATCTGATCACATAATCTATGACCTTCTCATCCTTGTTCTATCGTGTGTTGGCCAAATcagctatagtgattttatcACTGACTCCGCCAAATCGGACTCTAAAGGAGTCTTTCATTTGCTACCACCTTTGAATAGATTCAGGTTGCAAGTTTGCATACCACTCGAAAGCCACACCAGTTAGACTAGCAGCAAATTGTCTTAACAACAAAGATGGGTTGTTGCTTGTGTCTCCGCATGCTATTATGAAATAGGCTAAATGTTGATCAGGGTTCCCTAAGCCATTAAACTTCTTGAACTTAGAAACATTGTATCCCTTAGGATAAGCCACTTGATCATGAAAGCTTGAGTAGGGCTTATCACCATCACTTTTTAGTGTAGCACCCTTGGCTTGCTTTAATTGTGCAGCaactattttttgtatttcttctgGAGAAATCGTTGGCTCAAGCACTGCCGATGTTCCAGCTTGCTCATGTAACCCAAgcacttcttcttcatcatcttcttcctcttgaaTAACTTGTACAGATGGTGCTTGCCTATGAACCTTGAATTATCATGGAGTAGGTTTTGGACCTGATCACTTAAATGAGAGATCACACCAGTCAAATATGCAATAGTCTGCATCATAGATATATGATCTTTCTCTCGTTGATCCAATTGCTTCTTTAATCTTGCAAATACTGGATCTTTGTTCAATGTAAATATAAGgttgtcatcttcttcttcacttgaaTCATTATTCCTCCTAGGAGGAGTTTGAAACCTAGCTGCTTGGGAGAAGGATTTTGCCCTTTCATGTGCCCTTTCTTGTAATATTTGATCAAAATCTTCTTGTTGTATGCCACTTGTACCAacttttgtcttctttctcaGCCTAGTAAAGGGACGCTCAAGCTCAGGCGGGTGTTTAGACCCTTCAGTAATTACCCTTAAGGTGTGTACTTCAAGGTCTTTCATTGCCTCATCTTGTTTCCTTATCCATTGGAATTTTGAATGAGGGGGCGAGTGCATAGTCTTCTTATAAGCTTGCTTCTTTGGTAGTGCAAGTCTATCAAACACAGAAGCTCATGACTCTGAGATTAGGTTCTTCTTCCTTAGATAAAACTCCCTCGGTGTCATCTTTTCAGTTTGTAGCTTCCTGTAAGAGGTGTAGCTATTATATATCTTCTTGGCAAAAGTTCCCTTTGACTGATGAAACTTTGGTGGCTTTCCCCCTCTCTTCAAATCATTCTGCTAGGATCGAAGCTCACTGGTTGTAGAGTTCTCCCTCACCATTCGCAGTGGTGTGAAAGAATTTGTAAATGAATTTGTAGAATCATTCCCTGAGTCTTGGAATGAGACAAAACTTGCCTTCTCCTGAGGTGAGGGTGTCTTCCTCTTGGTTAGTTTTGGGCACCCCATCATAAAGGATTTTGTTGGGGTGGCCTTGGGCTTCTTGAAGATGCCGCTCTTTTCTCCTTCAGGCGTAATTATAAATGAAGgctcttcttcattctttccTCCCTTCATATTCATGACTTTCTTTTGGGAAGGTGAGTCGGTCGAAAACAAATGCTTTAACAACAATGGCATCCTCTTTGAACTCAGTAAGGGGTATAACATTCGGCCGTCGTTCCCTTGATGGCAAGGGTGGGACATGGACTCca containing:
- the LOC120282187 gene encoding uncharacterized protein LOC120282187, which produces MKDLEVHTLRVITEGSKHPPELERPFTRLRKKTKVGTSGIQQEDFDQILQERAHERAKSFSQAARFQTPPRRNNDSSEEEDDNLIFTLNKDPVFARLKKQLDQREKDHISMMQTIAYLTGVHRQAPSVQVIQEEEDDEEEVLGLHEQAGTSAVLEPTISPEEIQKIVAAQLKQAKGATLKSDGDKPYSSFHDQVAYPKGYNVSKFKKFNGLGNPDQHLAYFIIACGDTSNNPSLLLRQFAASLTGVAFEWYANLQPESIQRW